In Edaphobacter dinghuensis, one genomic interval encodes:
- a CDS encoding alpha-L-arabinofuranosidase C-terminal domain-containing protein, whose amino-acid sequence MNRMSTFIKSFVQVASITAFTCVIACSLSAQVINETAVTDTPIEVHILRTETPEAIPTSVFGSFLEPIGKSTYGGLWADVLENPSFEDGLWSAGNIAGMLHARPELRRASQLGIPLPWEPLNQAQGARYLPVWGDAANSTRSLLVMSLPGKEVGVRQMVYLPVHRELTYTGSVWLKHVEGPTDVTVSLRAHDQKDSILVTQSLDAAATTWTKYTFKFVLKPGQIAPLAPVDFVIALKNDARAEVDEASLMPADNIDGMDPDVIAMARDLHSPLIRFGGNFTSAYDWRDGIGPRDKRVSKLNVSWGIPEYNTFGTDEFLEFCKLIHAQPQIALNLGTGTPQDAAAWVKYVDQHWGDRKGGLLWELGNELWGDFQVGYPSLERVAQKTLATSEAVRKVDPTSRLIATGADEDHFHDWNAAQLSNPVGTFDFLSTHFVVDDNVQMANSTAQFRTMASLALPIGLEDRMHAIHEQIQQSSHRDHVNTAFTEWLMISDSHTGLHFTNMGGALFAGGFLNMVIRNSKIVPISDMTGIMEFGGIWSKRGQVYGAPAYWVLREYANAEPRTLLRVQSNSPVYSVTHGVRRLPDISDVPYLDVDAAESAGGRSLVLFCVNRYLTQALTANFDFASLGVKGSVAKVTTIVADNIFAENSEENPDKVKPVTSTEEVHRTFTHKFPSASVTIIEIPMQ is encoded by the coding sequence ATGAACCGCATGTCAACTTTCATCAAGTCCTTTGTGCAGGTTGCCTCCATTACCGCGTTTACGTGTGTGATCGCATGTTCGCTTTCGGCTCAGGTTATCAATGAGACCGCCGTCACGGACACGCCCATTGAGGTGCATATTCTGCGAACGGAGACTCCTGAGGCGATTCCGACCTCGGTCTTTGGCAGCTTTCTCGAGCCTATCGGCAAGTCGACATACGGTGGACTCTGGGCCGATGTGTTGGAGAATCCGAGCTTCGAAGATGGATTGTGGAGCGCGGGGAACATTGCAGGGATGCTGCACGCGCGACCTGAACTGCGGCGTGCATCGCAGCTGGGAATTCCTCTGCCGTGGGAGCCGCTCAATCAGGCGCAGGGTGCTCGTTATCTTCCGGTGTGGGGAGACGCGGCAAACTCCACGCGCTCGCTGCTGGTGATGTCGCTGCCGGGTAAGGAGGTCGGCGTTCGTCAGATGGTCTACCTACCGGTGCATCGCGAACTGACTTATACGGGGAGTGTCTGGCTGAAGCATGTCGAGGGGCCAACCGATGTCACTGTTTCTCTTCGCGCGCACGATCAGAAGGACAGCATTCTTGTTACGCAGAGTCTTGATGCAGCGGCAACGACGTGGACGAAGTATACCTTCAAGTTTGTGCTCAAGCCGGGACAGATTGCTCCGCTGGCTCCGGTGGACTTCGTGATTGCGCTGAAGAACGATGCGCGCGCCGAGGTGGATGAGGCATCGCTGATGCCTGCCGACAACATCGACGGTATGGATCCCGATGTGATCGCAATGGCCCGCGATCTGCACTCGCCGCTGATTCGCTTTGGTGGCAATTTCACCTCAGCCTATGACTGGAGAGACGGTATCGGCCCGCGAGATAAGCGTGTCAGCAAGCTGAATGTCTCGTGGGGTATTCCGGAGTACAACACCTTTGGCACTGATGAGTTTCTTGAATTCTGCAAGCTCATCCATGCTCAGCCGCAGATCGCATTGAACCTCGGCACCGGAACGCCGCAGGATGCCGCTGCGTGGGTGAAGTATGTCGATCAGCACTGGGGCGATCGCAAAGGCGGTCTGTTGTGGGAGCTAGGCAATGAGCTTTGGGGCGACTTTCAGGTAGGGTATCCGAGCCTGGAACGCGTGGCCCAGAAGACGCTCGCTACCAGCGAGGCTGTTCGCAAGGTCGATCCAACGTCGCGCTTAATTGCGACAGGCGCGGATGAGGATCATTTCCACGACTGGAACGCTGCGCAGTTGTCCAACCCTGTTGGAACATTCGATTTTCTCTCGACTCACTTCGTGGTTGACGATAACGTGCAGATGGCTAACTCCACTGCTCAGTTTCGCACGATGGCGAGCCTTGCGCTGCCTATCGGTCTGGAAGATCGGATGCACGCCATTCATGAGCAAATTCAGCAGAGCTCGCATCGCGATCATGTGAACACAGCCTTTACGGAGTGGCTGATGATCTCTGATTCTCATACCGGGCTGCACTTTACCAATATGGGTGGAGCGCTCTTCGCCGGTGGCTTCTTGAATATGGTCATTCGCAACTCGAAGATCGTTCCTATCTCTGACATGACAGGGATCATGGAGTTTGGAGGAATATGGAGCAAGCGTGGCCAGGTCTACGGAGCGCCTGCGTACTGGGTTCTGCGCGAGTATGCAAATGCGGAGCCGCGCACGCTGCTGCGAGTGCAATCGAACTCGCCGGTTTACTCTGTGACGCATGGCGTAAGACGCCTGCCTGACATTAGCGATGTTCCTTATCTCGATGTCGACGCTGCGGAGTCCGCAGGTGGAAGATCGCTTGTGCTCTTCTGCGTGAACCGTTATCTGACGCAGGCGCTGACAGCGAACTTCGACTTCGCCAGTCTTGGGGTGAAGGGAAGTGTTGCGAAGGTGACGACGATAGTTGCCGACAATATTTTTGCTGAGAATAGTGAGGAGAATCCGGACAAAGTGAAGCCGGTGACCAGCACCGAAGAGGTGCATAGAACCTTTACGCATAAGTTTCCCAGTGCGAGCGTGACGATTATTGAGATTCCTATGCAATAG